The Carnobacterium divergens genome includes a window with the following:
- a CDS encoding PTS sugar transporter subunit IIB, translating into MKTVLLICGGGASSGFMAANMRKAAKKRGAEVAILARSESELDDYIEKIDVLLIGPHLAYIENEVKERIVQSGRDILVKVIPQKVYGMMNGNEALDLLNQE; encoded by the coding sequence ATGAAAACGGTTTTATTAATATGTGGTGGTGGTGCATCAAGTGGCTTTATGGCAGCTAATATGCGAAAAGCAGCTAAAAAAAGAGGTGCAGAAGTTGCCATTTTAGCAAGAAGTGAATCAGAATTGGATGACTATATTGAAAAAATTGATGTGTTATTGATTGGCCCGCATTTAGCTTATATTGAAAATGAGGTTAAAGAAAGAATTGTTCAATCTGGTCGAGATATTTTAGTGAAGGTAATTCCACAAAAAGTTTATGGCATGATGAATGGCAATGAAGCACTGGATTTATTAAATCAAGAATAA